GCCAAAAAATATAATTTATATAAAGTTCAACAGTATTTATGTCGATGGCAAATAAAGCAAGCAGTACGAGCAGATAATGTCAAAGATCTAAAAGTTGCCATAAAAAGCCATTTATTACCTCTTAAAAAGGTAAAAAAAATTTGTTATATGGAAGCAACTCTTTATGATAGAAAAAATGTACTCAATTTTTTAAGATCTTCTTCTCTATTCAATTAGATCATATTCAAATTTTTAAACTTTCTAAAATTATACTAACAATAATAGATAGCAAAATTTTCATTCACTTTTCTCAAATAGAGTATCTCTTCACTTCATTTATAGCAGACCTATATTAGTACTTTTCTTAAACGTAGATTTCTCTTATTGATTATTTGAGGGTTTTTCAAAAAAAAAAGACCTTGATAAAGATTCTTTTCTTACTTCTATTAGAAATTTAAAGGACATTATATGAAACAGTTAAAACTAACAATTATTTTAAGCTTATTAACTGCCCTATTTAGCTCAAATCTTACCTTTGCCATTTTAAGTGATGATGAATTAAGAGAGTATGAATATATGGACAAAATCGCAAGGGAATCTGACCCTAGTGCCACTTCAGGGAAAGGCTCAAATTACCACGACTACACTAAAGTATATTCAAAATATTTTGCACCTATTCGTAATAAGCGCATTAAACTTCTCGAAATAGGAGTTTTTGAAGGCAATGGTGTAAAAATGTGGGAACAATACTTGCCTAATGCCGATCTGCATTTTGTAGATATTACTTTTGCTTACTTAAAATACTTTTCTTTACGATCGAAATACTATCTTGCTAATCAAGAAAATCCCGTTGATTTAACAAGAGTTGTTATAGAAGCAGGTGGAAATTTTGATGTAATTATAGATGATGGCGGTCATACGATGAATCAACAAT
This DNA window, taken from Candidatus Rubidus massiliensis, encodes the following:
- the oleY gene encoding L-olivosyl-oleandolide 3-O-methyltransferase; this translates as MKQLKLTIILSLLTALFSSNLTFAILSDDELREYEYMDKIARESDPSATSGKGSNYHDYTKVYSKYFAPIRNKRIKLLEIGVFEGNGVKMWEQYLPNADLHFVDITFAYLKYFSLRSKYYLANQENPVDLTRVVIEAGGNFDVIIDDGGHTMNQQLVSFHTLFPHVKNGGMYIIEDLHTSYWKAYGGNGTPEAPLAGPNTFIGFLKNLIDDVNYVGARTYKANHDLMSPELKNSLGIYQREIESIHFYDSLCIIIKR